A genome region from Pyrenophora tritici-repentis strain M4 chromosome 9, whole genome shotgun sequence includes the following:
- a CDS encoding SsnA, Cytosine deaminase and related metal-dependent hydrolase produces the protein MAASAPIEKTIYVGPFVHSTSLSTLEIQSHGAIGVDTSGIIQFLERNFTSLPDLLVSSSYSDWQNAKIVSISGETGFFFPGFIDTHVHAPQHPNTGLFGKTTLLDWLQKYTFPMESSFADVAVAQRVYRNFVSRTLSHGTTTAAYFATIHVPATNTLADICLKRGQRALVGRVCMNSDLSPEYYRDESAEASYDKSKASIEYIRSIDPDGDIVKPIITPRFAPSCTKECLSNMGRLAQETGAHVQTHISENKGEIELVKALFPEENSYTHVYDTHALLTDKTILAHAVHLSQEERDLILERKSKISHCPASNTAITSGCAPIRSLLDEGHTVGLGTDVSGGFSPSILENVRQAIWVSRHFCIQTDCDAAKLSTEEALYLATRGGAAVVGLEDKVGGFEVGKEWDAQMINLGSVNEDGCDDGAFQAGLVDVFGWESWPDKVEKWVYSGDDRNTVAVWVRGRLVHKTRGYAGEQ, from the coding sequence ATGGCCGCCTCAGCCCCCATCGAAAAAACAATATACGTTGGCCCCTTTGTCCACAGCACATCCCTCAGCACACTCGAAATCCAATCACATGGTGCAATCGGCGTCGACACATCTGGCATAATCCAGTTTTTAGAGAGAAACTTCACCTCCCTGCCAGACCTTCTTGTATCGTCTTCCTATTCGGACTGGCAAAATGCCAAAATCGTTTCAATATCCGGTGAAACAGGCTTCTTCTTCCCCGGCTTCATAGACACCCACGTACACGCGCCCCAACATCCGAACACGGGCCTATTCGGCAAAACGACACTGCTTGATTGGTTGCAAAAGTACACGTTTCCCATGGAATCATCTTTTGCTGACGTAGCAGTCGCGCAGCGCGTGTATCGGAATTTTGTGTCTAGGACGCTGTCACACGGGACTACGACAGCGGCGTACTTTGCCACTATTCACGTACCTGCAACCAACACTCTGGCCGACATATGTCTGAAGAGGGGTCAGAGGGCGCTGGTAGGCCGAGTATGCATGAATAGCGATTTAAGCCCAGAGTACTACCGCGACGAGAGTGCGGAGGCGAGTTACGACAAAAGTAAAGCTAGCATCGAGTACATACGCAGCATCGACCCCGACGGCGACATTGTAAAACCAATCATCACGCCGCGATTTGCGCCGTCGTGTACAAAAGAGTGTCTGAGCAACATGGGCAGGCTAGCACAAGAAACAGGTGCGCATGTGCAGACGCACATTTCGGAGAACAAGGGCGAGATTGAGTTGGTGAAGGCTTTGTTCCCAGAGGAAAATTCGTATACACATGTTTACGATACGCATGCGCTGCTTACTGATAAGACAATCTTGGCACACGCGGTTCATCTCTCGCAGGAGGAGCGCGACTTGATTCTAGAGAGAAAGAGCAAGATTAGTCACTGTCCGGCGTCGAATACGGCGATTACGTCGGGTTGCGCGCCTATTCGCTCTTTGCTTGACGAGGGCCACACGGTTGGTTTAGGTACGGATGTCAGCGGCGGGTTCTCCCCTTCCATCCTGGAAAATGTACGTCAGGCTATTTGGGTCTCGCGTCATTTTTGCATTCAGACGGATTGCGATGCGGCAAAGCTGTCTACAGAGGAAGCTTTGTACCTCGCTACTCGAGGTGGTGCCGCGGTTGTAGGCCTAGAGGATAAAGTAGGAGGGTTCGAAGTGGGCAAAGAGTGGGATGCGCAGATGATCAATCTCGGTTCGGTCAACGAGGACGGTTGCGATGATGGTGCGTTTCAGGCAGGTCTTGTAGATGTCTTTGGTTGGGAGAGCTGGCCGGATAAGGTAGAGAAGTGGGTGTATAGCGGGGATGACCGGAATACGGTTGCAGTGTGGGTTAGGGGTCGGCTGGTACATAAGACGAGGGGTTATGCAGGGGAGCAGTGA
- a CDS encoding actin — protein MPPFKDDQIIIIAPGSETTVAQLGLPESFTPARLRVRSRMFPAEKEGEFEPYKIRRRQDKPAAANGDAQDQAQQESKPAEGDDEVIWEEDRVSEEGAIWPIQQGRIVDWPCFFALITHVYNSLNPPFHTPILLVTQPAWTPREHEKLTQFFFEKFKVPAFGLMDAALATAWAYGVHTATVVDVGKDKADVTAVSEFIPHTQGRVISLAGCGGEAFTQGLLAKLKSKGLNRDMCEQLKRSPICELLPPGTPLPGAGDASTKDAITNPAAAASTGAPGSGPAAAAHIGLVPRGPGIDTEVGEDTLLEENEGVLDVASIVAGGKMSEYLAKKEKEKQEKANAKKKGGPAPQANKPVRLPNSRIERATFLYEDHALLDTLKNMNLNTQEMADAKGALDEGPSKKAHENGENGEPASATETNGAESSNSTRRTGAIRREIEVGTERFMADGNGTLEKIADAIHRTISAIDEVGKRSDLWDQLIVCGNGSKLRGFKESLLQTIQTKYLVSPSSATIFTSEIPSNVSTPAGTGANTPQPQLGPHGGSQVNPLLLAATTAQTHNMIPHGGIPGMSQNTHSSHGQTPTSIKFVKPPEYFPEFKDVGFDESAFLGAQVAAKVIFVVDQGQSKGYMTRPDYNDQGPQGIHDYSL, from the exons ATGCCGCCTTTTAAAGATGATCAGATCATT ATTATCGCGCCTGGTTCAGAGACGACTGTCGCGCAACTAGGCCTGCCCGAGTCTTTTACTCCTGCACGCCTACGTGTAAGATCGCGCATGTTCCCGGCCGAAAAGGAGGGCGAATTCGAACCGTACAAGATCCGGAGAAGGCAGGACAAGCCAGCTGCTGCAAATGGCGACGCCCAGGACCAGGCACAGCAAGAGAGCAAGCCTGCCGAGGGCGACGACGAGGTTATATGGGAAGAAGATCGCGTATCTGAAGAGGGCGCAATATGGCCAATTCAACAGGGCAGGATCGTCGACTGGCCATGCTTCTTCGCTCTGATCACGCACGTCTACAACTCGCTAAACCCGCCCTTCCACACCCCAATCCTCCTCGTCACCCAGCCTGCATGGACGCCCCGCGAGCACGAGAAGCTCACCCAGTTCTTCTTTGAGAAGTTCAAGGTCCCCGCGTTTGGCTTGATGGATGCAGCACTAGCAACCGCCTGGGCCTATGGGGTACACACCGCAACCGTCGTAGACGTGGGCAAGGACAAGGCCGACGTCACTGCCGTCAGCGAGTTCATCCCTCACACCCAGGGTAGGGTCATATCGCTCGCTGGATGTGGAGGCGAGGCTTTTACCCAAGGCCTTCTTGCCAAATTGAAGTCCAAGGGTCTCAACCGTGACATGTGCGAACAGCTAAAGAGGTCGCCGATTTGCGAGCTTCTGCCGCCGGGTACCCCATTACCAGGAGCTGGAGATGCATCTACCAAAGACGCCATCACCAATCCCGCCGCAGCGGCGTCAACAGGAGCGCCGGGATCGGGTCCTGCTGCAGCAGCCCATATCGGCCTCGTGCCCCGCGGCCCTGGTATAGACACCGAGGTTGGAGAGGATACACTTCTTGAGGAAAACGAAGGTGTTCTGGACGTCGCCAGCATTGTGGCTGGCGGCAAAATGTCCGAATACCTCGccaagaaggagaaggagaagcaGGAAAAAGCCAACGCCAAGAAGAAGGGTGGTCCAGCTCCGCAAGCGAATAAGCCTGTACGGTTACCCAACTCCAGAATCGAGAGAGCCACATTCTTGTACGAGGACCATGCGCTGTTGGACACCTTAAAGAACATGAACCTGAATACACAGGAAATGGCGGACGCAAAAGGCGCTTTGGATGAAGGTCCCAGCAAGAAGGCTCACGAGAATGGAGAAAACGGAGAGCCGGCTTCTGCGACCGAAACGAACGGCGCTGAATCGAGCAATTCGACCAGACGGACAGGAGCGATCAGACGAGAGATTGAAGTCGGCACCGAGCGATTCATGGCAGATGGCAATGGCACATTGGAGAAGATCGCCGACGCCATACATAGAACGATATCGGCTATCGATGAGGTTGGCAAACGAAGTGACCTCTGGGATCAATTGATCGTTTGCGGTAATGGATCAAAGCTAAGAG GCTTCAAGGAATCTCTACTGCAGACCATCCAAACCAAGTACCTAGTCTCGCCTTCGTCAGCCACCATCTTCACATCAGAAATCCCATCGAATGTCTCAACACCTGCCGGAACCGGAGCTAATACCCCACAGCCTCAACTGGGCCCACACGGAGGCTCTCAAGTCAACCCGCTTTTACTTGCAGCCACCACAGCACAGACCCACAATATGATTCCCCACGGTGGTATACCTGGCATGTCCCAAAACACTCACTCATCCCACGGGCAGACCCCCACATCCATCAAGTTTGTTAAGCCACCAGAGTACTTTCCCGAGTTCAAGGATGTCGGGTTTGATGAATCAGCCTTCTTGGGCGCCCAAGTCGCTGCAAAGGTCATCTTCGTAGTCGATCAGGGCCAGTCTAAGGGATACATGACCCGTCCCGACTACAACGACCAGGGTCCGCAAGGTATCCATGACTATAGCCTATGA
- a CDS encoding RssA, esterase alpha-beta hydrolase superfamily produces MATPGTATSRSLADVSKAAVYNTAEALSNSVLGMKSADTTTSSTSFGLLGRVVLSIFSVLPTILYWVTYTLPTWLFTLFSMSLTFTMSFTSLMLVVVFLVSTISWFVRYRYMTMYARLPPEPQREEPQVEVFPDSAESDSKRGLSNYLDEFLSAIKVFGYLERPVFHELTRTMQTRRLVAGETILLEEEKGFCLVVDGLVQIFVKSNRADSDSDDDMGGTESGDSAQQGHGQGYQLLTEVKNGAPMSSLFSILALFTEDVKLRHDEDPDTGPSVPGTPNGAQSRPSVSRTSSFALDNSRPQSPREVPEARLRHRRTSTLNSPTAGGRLERVPPLSLDLEEFGNERLKQPKTRKSPSRPAKPKSAHPDIVARATVDTTIAIIPATAFRRLTRIYPKATAHIVQVILTRLQRVTLATSHAYLSLTNEVLRTEKLMNKYTTYDLPGFLRDAPLERLKEKFAKETERIGEDEGMKGIALHNPGAGRRRRSSVSLRRGTAAQARLAAAREASATATAGSVALPKMTSPDQGPRNDRISAGDLLTNSQMARGAGRTGRSSFSQPYHQDRRDVRTPLDASSFNPFASPSLRPKTLHRQESIDEATVFRESILGCMFKAIGLTNLETPMPRATASVEQSPQLVSFDASRQKAVFTNAFGFIDPYAASRDGDTESIASASNLSGMGGMGSHNILEEIVNDVEIVFFPKDSVLVEQGERNPGLYYVIDGFLDVSVQVEEASEKNVFGTAPDGKGCTEEELFGSPLRPTSSNTVGRPPVDGSKKKRTRRSLFMTKPGGLAGYLGTVSSNRSFVDVTAKTDVYVGFLPRGSIEKIVERYPVVLLTMAKRLTTLLPRLIQHIDFALEWVQVNAGQVIYNQGDDSDAIYIVLNGRLRAIRDAENSAVKVIGEYGQGDSVGELEVLTESARPGSLHAIRDTELAKFPKTLFNSLALEHPGITIKISKIIASRMRALIDDPLHEQSKERNTKATRANVSSTINLRTVTILPVTAGIPVVDFASRLVNALTQIGLPQGVVSLNQAAILNHLGRHAFNRMGKLKLSQYLADLEERYGMVIYVADTPVKSPWTQTCINQADCILLVGLAEASPNIGEYERFLLTTKTTARKELVLLHSERYCPSGLTRKWLRNRPWINGSHHHIQMSFRATSEPVHHAGRRFGNALKQRVQVIQAEIQKYTSRKVRQTPLYSADTPFKGDFHRLARRLCGRSVGLVLGGGGARGISQIGIIRALEEAGIPIDIVGGTSIGSFIGALYAWDADVVPMYGRAKKFAGRMGSMWRFALDLTYPSASYTTGHEFNRGIFKTFGNSQMEDFWLEFYCNTTNISKSRSEIHTSGYVWRYVRASMSLAGLLPPLCDNGDMLLDGGYVDNLTVAHMKSLGADVIFAVDVGSLDDNAPQAFGDSLSGFWATLNRWNPFSSFPNPPTLSEIQSRLAYVSSIDALERAKNTPGCRYMRPPIDPYGTLDFAKFEEIYEVGYKYGKEYLAELREQGVLPVTEETEKEKNLRRTMAPRRASI; encoded by the exons ATGGCTACTCCGGGAACTGCCACGTCTCGGTCGCTCGCAGATGTCTCCAAGGCAGCTGTATATAATACTGCAGAGGCTCTGTCAAATTCTGTACTCGGCATGAAGTCGGCCGATACCACCACGTCTTCGACCAGCTTCGGTCTACTGGGCCGCGTCGTTCTGTCCATTTTTAGTGTACTGCCCACCATCCTGTACTGGGTGACATACACCTTGCCAACATGGCTGTTCACGCTCTTTTCTATGAGCCTAACTTTCACCATGAGCTTCACATCCCT AATGCTCGTGGTTGTGTTCCTAGTATCAACCATTAGTTGGTTCGTGAGGTACCGCTACATGACCATGTACGCGCGACTTCCGCCAGAACCCCAACGTGAGGAACCTCAGGTTGAGGTCTTCCCTGACAGTGCCGAGAGTGACTCCAAGAGGGGGTTGTCTAATTACCTTGATGAATTCTTGAGCGCAATCAAGGTGTTTGGTTATCTGGAACGCCCCGTCTTCCATGAACTCACTCGCACTATGCAGACTCGTCGCCTAGTTGCCGGCGAGACGATCCTCTTGGAGGAAGAAAAAGGCTTCTGTCTGGTCGTAGATGGGTTGGTCCAGATCTTTGTCAAGTCCAATCGGGCTGACTCTGATTCTGACGACGACATGGGCGGCACCGAGTCGGGCGATTCCGCACAACAGGGCCATGGACAAGGCTACCAGCTTCTCACTGAAGTTAAAAACGGCGCACCCATGTCTTCGTTGTTCTCCATACTCGCATTGTTCACAGAAGATGTCAAGCTGCGTCATGACGAAGACCCAGATACGGGGCCAAGCGTACCGGGAACACCCAATGGAGCACAAAGCAGACCATCAGTATCGCGAACGAGCAGTTTTGCCCTAGATAATTCGAGACCCCAAAGTCCGCGCGAGGTACCTGAAGCTAGATTACGACATCGAAGAACGTCAACCTTGAACAGCCCCACGGCGGGTGGACGGCTTGAAAGAGTACCGCCCCTCTCGTTGGACCTGGAAGAATTTGGCAATGAACGTCTCAAACAACCCAAAACTCGAAAATCACCTTCACGGCCTGCTAAACCCAAATCTGCTCATCCAGACATTGTTGCGCGGGCCACTGTAGATACCACCATTGCCATCATTCCAGCGACTGCATTTCGACGGTTGACACGCATATATCCCAAAGCAACGGCGCACATCGTTCAAGTCATTCTCACACGCCTGCAAAGAGTTACTCTTGCAACCAGTCATGCTTATTTGAGTTTAACAAATGAGGTCCTCCGTACAGAGAAGCTCATGAACAAGTACACTACATACGACCTTCCGGGCTTTCTTCGTGACGCTCCTCTTGAGCGCCTGAAGGAGAAATTTGCAAAGGAGACAGAGCGTATTGGAGAAGACGAAGGCATGAAGGGAATTGCGCTACATAATCCTGGAGCCGGTCGTCGACGGAGATCTAGTGTATCGCTCAGAAGAGGGACAGCTGCTCAAGCCCGCCTCGCGGCTGCGCGGGAAGCAAGTGCGACTGCAACTGCGGGCAGCGTCGCGTTACCCAAGATGACTTCCCCAGACCAGGGTCCTCGCAATGACCGGATAAGTGCAGGGGATCTATTGACCAACTCACAGATGGCGCGAGGAGCTGGCCGCACTGGGCGCAGCAGTTTCTCCCAACCTTATCATCAGGATCGCCGAGATGTTCGTACGCCACTCGATGCCAGCTCATTTAATCCGTTCGCCTCCCCATCACTACGTCCAAAGACACTACATAGGCAAGAATCTATTGATGAAGCCACTGTATTCCGAGAGTCGATTCTCGGCTGTATGTTCAAGGCTATTGGACTTACTAATTTGGAAACCCCCATGCCAAGAGCAACAGCATCAGTAGAGCAATCACCACAGCTTGTCTCTTTTGATGCTAGTCGACAGAAGGCTGTATTTACAAACGCATTCGGCTTCATCGATCCATACGCCGCTTCCAGAGATGGAGACACCGAATCCATAGCTTCGGCGTCAAATCTGTCAGGCATGGGTGGAATGGGCTCCCACAATATCTTGGAAGAGATTGTCAATGATGTGGAAATCGTCTTCTTCCCCAAAGACTCTGTTCTTGTGGAACAAGGTGAAAGGAACCCTGGCTTGTATTACGTGATTGACGGATTTCTGGACGTGAGTGTCCAGGTGGAAGAAGCCTCCGAGAAGAATGTGTTTGGAACGGCTCCAGATGGGAAAGGATGTACTGAAGAAGAACTCTTCGGTTCCCCCCTCAGACCAACCAGTTCAAATACTGTTGGACGGCCTCCTGTTGACGGCAGCAAGAAGAAACGCACAAGACGAAGTCTCTTCATGACAAAACCTGGCGGACTAGCTGGATATCTCGGGACAGTATCATCCAATCGATCCTTTGTAGACGTCACAGCCAAGACAGACGTATACGTAGGGTTTCTGCCTCGCGGGTCCATCGAGAAGATAGTGGAGCGTTATCCAGTCGTTTTACTTACAATGGCCAAGCGTCTGACAACGCTTCTACCACGTCTGATTCAACATATCGATTTCGCCTTGGAATGGGTTCAAGTGAATGCTGGCCAGGTAATCTACAACCAGGGTGACGACAGTGACGCGATCTATATCGTCTTGAACGGAAGATTACGAGCTATCCGTGACGCTGAGAACAGTGCGGTCAAAGTCATTGGGGAATATGGTCAGGGTGATAGTGTGGGTGAGCTTGAAGTACTGACAGAATCCGCCCGTCCTGGGTCACTACACGCCATTCGGGATACAGAGCTTGCAAAGTTCCCAAAGACCCTGTTCAACAGTCTTGCTTTGGAGCACCCCGGAATCACCATCAAGATCTCCAAGATCATAGCCTCTCGTATGCGAGCTTTGATTGACGATCCGCTACACGAGCAAAGCAAAGAAAGAAACACGAAAGCTACCCGCGCCAATGTCTCGTCAACTATCAATCTCCGCACTGTAACCATCCTTCCAGTGACTGCTGGAATCCCAGTGGTCGACTTCGCGAGTCGTCTAGTGAATGCACTCACGCAAATCGGTCTGCCGCAGGGCGTGGTTTCCCTAAACCAAGCCGCCATCCTCAACCATCTCGGTCGGCATGCGTTCAACCGGATGGGCAAGCTTAAACTTTCGCAATATCTTGCAGACCTGGAAGAAAGATATGGAATGGTTATCTATGTCGCTGATACACCTGTCAAGTCACCGTGGACACAGACTTGTATCAATCAGGCAGATTGCATCCTCCTTGTAGGCCTAGCCGAGGCGTCACCGAATATCGGCGAGTACGAGCGCTTCTTACTGACGACCAAGACCACTGCACGAAAAGAACTCGTGCTTCTACATTCAGAAAGATACTGCCCTTCCGGTCTAACGCGCAAGTGGCTAAGAAACCGTCCCTGGATCAATGGCAGTCATCACCATATTCAAATGTCGTTCCGCGCCACATCAGAACCAGTTCATCATGCTGGAAGACGTTTTGGAAACGCACTCAAGCAACGCGTGCAGGTAATTCAGGCTGAGATCCAGAAGTACACGTCGAGGAAAGTTCGGCAAACGCCACTCTACTCTGCCGATACGCCATTCAAGGGTGATTTCCATCGACTCGCAAGGCGGCTATGTGGCAGATCAGTCGGTCTCGTGCTTGGAGGCGGTGGTGCTCGCGGTATATCGCAAATCGGCATCATCCGCGCGCTCGAAGAAGCAGGAATTCCGATTGACATTGTTGGAGGCACATCGATTGGCAGCTTTATAGGTGCATTGTACGCTTGGGATGCAGACGTTGTGCCCATGTACGGGAGGGCAAAGAAGTTCGCAGGTCGCATGGGTAGTATGTGGAGATTTGCACTCGACCTCACGTACCCCTC TGCTTCGTACACAACTGGCCACGAGTTCAACCGCGGTATCTTCAAGACTTTCGGAAATTCACAGATGGAAGATTTCTGGTTGGAGTTTTATTGCAATACCACTAACATCAGCAAGTCGCGGTCGGAGATTCACACTTCAGGCTATGTCTGGCGCTATGTACGTGCGTCCATGTCACTAGCCGGTCTACTTCCCCCGCTATGCGACAATGGTGACATGCTTCTCGATGGAGGCTATGTTGACAACTTGACTGTTGCACACATGAAAAGTCTTGGTGCCGATGTCATCTTTGCAGTTGATGTTGGCAGTCTCGACGACAATGCGCCGCAAGCGTTTGGCGACTCGTTGAGTGGTTTCTGGGCGACGCTCAACCGGTGGAACCCTTTCTCCAGCTTTCCGAACCCGCCGACGCTATCAGAGATCCAATCTCGACTTGCGTATGTGTCCAGTATCGATGCGCTGGAGCGTGCAAAGAACACACCGGGATGCAGATACATGCGGCCGCCGATTGATCCATACGGCACGCTAGATTTTGCCAAGTTTGAAGAGATCTACGAGGTTGGCTACAAGTATG GCAAAGAGTACCTAGCAGAACTCCGCGAACAAGGAGTGCTCCCAGTGACCGAAGAGACGGAGAAGGAAAAGAATCTCCGACGGACAATGGCACCGCGACGGGCTAGCATTTGA